A single genomic interval of Flavobacterium sp. N2820 harbors:
- a CDS encoding OmpA family protein produces MKKILLITSFFFVFQANAQEDNENTSDTTNIYNRWTIEAMTGFSDGNYPYGTGFGPGDKKHVLSHFKINSFDLGLRYMVTPKFGFKANLAYAKYTESDNSSLPYETNQYTFAFQGVINAARVLDFKSDSRIGLLVHGGIHVASLTSKTETTLDAMFQEVPNPYYESTEYHGGFVAGITPQYRITPKLALFADLSMYFNYRQHMNWDGTVANTGDLYGKSTNLSFGISYSLGKDKIHGDWKVLKSENELKTAALQNELKNKIEDIEVMLQDTDRDGVVDYLDAEPNTIGGVAVDTKGRAIDVNKNGVPDELEPRDGKRGLNTYDENEATSFNYLVDQGIVNIFFDTNKDTPNTASANNLYYIINFLKKHPEAKVRARGFADTTGDEKKNEELAQKRAMNSKEFIVKSGISADRIEILGSGEDASMDTSSKTGRQLARRVSFELIK; encoded by the coding sequence ATGAAAAAAATACTACTCATTACTAGCTTCTTCTTTGTATTTCAAGCAAATGCACAAGAAGACAACGAAAACACTTCTGATACTACTAACATTTACAATCGTTGGACTATTGAAGCCATGACAGGCTTTAGCGATGGAAACTACCCTTATGGTACTGGTTTTGGTCCTGGAGATAAAAAACATGTCCTCAGCCACTTTAAAATAAATAGTTTTGATCTAGGTTTAAGATATATGGTAACGCCTAAATTTGGTTTTAAAGCCAACTTAGCGTATGCTAAATACACTGAAAGCGACAACAGCAGTTTGCCTTATGAAACCAATCAATATACTTTTGCGTTTCAAGGAGTCATCAATGCTGCTAGAGTTTTAGATTTTAAATCTGATTCAAGAATAGGTTTATTGGTTCATGGAGGAATTCATGTGGCTAGCCTAACGTCAAAAACAGAAACAACTCTTGATGCAATGTTTCAAGAAGTTCCAAACCCATATTATGAAAGCACAGAATATCACGGTGGATTTGTAGCGGGTATTACACCACAATATAGAATTACCCCAAAATTAGCATTGTTTGCAGACCTTAGCATGTATTTTAACTATAGACAACACATGAATTGGGACGGAACTGTTGCAAATACTGGTGATTTATATGGAAAATCTACTAATCTTTCTTTTGGTATATCGTATTCGTTAGGAAAAGATAAAATTCATGGCGATTGGAAAGTTTTAAAAAGCGAAAACGAGTTAAAAACAGCCGCTTTACAAAACGAACTAAAAAACAAAATCGAAGACATTGAAGTGATGTTGCAAGATACAGATAGAGATGGTGTGGTTGACTATTTAGATGCCGAACCAAATACAATTGGTGGTGTTGCAGTTGATACTAAAGGAAGAGCAATAGATGTAAATAAAAATGGTGTCCCAGATGAATTAGAGCCAAGAGACGGAAAAAGAGGATTAAACACTTACGATGAAAATGAAGCTACTTCATTTAACTATTTGGTAGATCAAGGCATTGTGAATATTTTCTTTGACACCAATAAAGACACACCAAATACTGCATCTGCTAATAATTTATACTACATCATCAACTTCTTGAAAAAACATCCTGAAGCAAAAGTAAGAGCAAGAGGATTTGCTGACACTACTGGTGATGAGAAAAAGAATGAAGAATTAGCCCAAAAAAGAGCTATGAACAGTAAAGAATTCATTGTAAAATCGGGCATCAGTGCAGATAGAATTGAAATACTTGGATCAGGAGAAGATGCAAGCATGGATACTTCAAGCAAAACAGGTCGTCAATTAGCAAGAAGAGTTTCTTTTGAATTGATCAAATAA
- a CDS encoding UDP-glucose 6-dehydrogenase produces the protein MNIKNICCIGAGYVGGPTMAVIAQKCPHIKVTVVDLNEKRIAAWNDPDVNNIPIYEPGLSEVVAEARGRNLFFSTEVDKAIDAAEMIFISVNTPTKTYGVGKGMAADLKYIELCARQIARVAKNDKIVVEKSTLPVRTASAIKDILDNTGNGVQFQILSNPEFLAEGTAVEDLFAPDRVLIGGDTTTEGQKAIQQLVEIYANWVPKDKILTTNVWSSELSKLTANAFLAQRVSSINALSELCEKTGADVNEVAKAIGLDSRIGPKFLKASVGFGGSCFQKDILNLVYIAKSYGLHEVADYWEQVVIMNDHQKRRFAKNIIKTLYNTVSGKKIAFLGWAFKKDTNDTRESAAIYVADDLLSEQANISVFDPKVGLEQIQFDLNYLETRSTSKNLEGVQVAANPYEACNNAHAIAVLTEWDEFKTYDWQKIYDGMLKPAFVFDGRNLLDKAALEKIGFVYQAIGS, from the coding sequence ATGAATATCAAAAATATTTGTTGTATCGGTGCAGGATATGTTGGAGGACCAACCATGGCTGTTATTGCACAAAAATGTCCCCACATAAAAGTTACGGTAGTCGACTTGAATGAAAAAAGAATTGCCGCTTGGAATGATCCGGATGTGAATAATATTCCTATTTATGAACCTGGCTTAAGTGAGGTAGTGGCTGAAGCAAGAGGTAGAAATTTGTTTTTTTCAACAGAAGTGGATAAAGCAATTGATGCAGCTGAAATGATTTTTATTTCTGTAAATACACCTACTAAAACGTATGGCGTAGGAAAGGGAATGGCTGCCGATTTAAAATATATCGAATTGTGTGCACGACAAATTGCTCGTGTGGCAAAAAATGATAAAATTGTTGTTGAAAAATCTACGTTACCGGTTAGAACAGCAAGTGCTATTAAAGATATTTTAGATAATACGGGAAATGGCGTACAATTTCAAATTTTATCTAATCCAGAATTTTTAGCCGAAGGAACAGCTGTTGAAGATTTATTTGCACCCGATAGAGTTTTAATTGGTGGCGACACAACTACTGAGGGCCAAAAGGCTATTCAACAATTAGTTGAAATTTATGCCAATTGGGTTCCAAAAGATAAAATTTTAACCACAAATGTTTGGTCGTCTGAATTGTCTAAATTAACTGCTAATGCTTTTTTAGCACAACGTGTTTCTTCCATCAATGCTTTGAGTGAATTGTGTGAAAAAACAGGCGCTGATGTGAATGAAGTTGCAAAAGCAATTGGTTTAGATAGTCGCATTGGGCCTAAATTTTTAAAAGCATCTGTTGGTTTTGGTGGTTCTTGTTTTCAAAAAGACATATTGAATCTAGTATATATAGCTAAATCTTATGGTTTACACGAAGTTGCAGACTATTGGGAACAAGTTGTAATCATGAATGATCACCAAAAACGTCGTTTTGCAAAAAATATCATCAAAACATTATACAATACAGTTTCTGGTAAAAAAATTGCCTTTTTGGGTTGGGCTTTTAAAAAAGATACAAACGATACAAGAGAATCAGCTGCCATTTATGTGGCGGATGATTTATTAAGTGAGCAAGCAAATATTAGTGTTTTTGACCCTAAAGTTGGTTTAGAACAAATTCAGTTTGACTTGAATTATTTAGAAACACGTTCTACTAGTAAAAATCTGGAAGGCGTTCAAGTAGCGGCTAATCCATATGAGGCTTGTAATAATGCACATGCTATAGCTGTTTTAACAGAGTGGGATGAATTTAAAACGTATGATTGGCAAAAAATATATGACGGAATGTTGAAACCAGCATTTGTTTTTGATGGAAGAAATTTATTAGATAAAGCAGCATTAGAAAAAATCGGTTTTGTTTACCAAGCAATTGGTTCATAG
- a CDS encoding nucleotide sugar dehydrogenase produces the protein MSQNHPITPSPRLAIIGLGYVGLPLARLFATKYPVIGFDINEQRITELNQGIDLTLEVEEDLLKSVLVVEPSDKIGLYCSNQFADIADCNYYIVTVPTPVDKHNKPDLTPLYKASETVAKVLKKGDIVIYESTVYPGVTEEECVPVLERLSGLKFNEDFFAGYSPERINPGDKEHTVEKILKVTAGSTPAIGKKVDALYNSVITAGTHLAPNIKVAEAAKVIENSQRDINIAFVNELAKIFNILEIDTQAVLEAAGTKWNFLPFKPGLVGGHCIGVDPYYLAQKALEAGYHPEIILAGRRMNDSMGEYVASQVVKLMIKKEIVLHEAQLLLLGVTFKENCPDVRNTKIVDIVHALKGYGIHITIYDPWAKPAEVLHEYGLTCYNELGSVPKFDAVILGVAHNEFATLDLKALTKSSNVIYDVKGFLHGTVDGRL, from the coding sequence ATGTCTCAAAATCATCCCATCACACCATCACCTCGTTTGGCGATTATAGGACTTGGATATGTAGGATTGCCATTGGCGCGACTTTTTGCTACAAAATATCCTGTAATTGGTTTTGATATTAATGAACAACGTATTACAGAATTAAATCAAGGTATTGATTTGACTTTGGAAGTAGAAGAAGATTTGTTGAAATCAGTTTTGGTTGTTGAACCTTCAGATAAAATAGGTTTATATTGTTCGAATCAATTCGCGGATATAGCAGATTGTAATTATTATATTGTTACTGTACCTACACCTGTTGATAAACACAATAAGCCAGATTTGACGCCACTTTATAAAGCGAGTGAGACGGTTGCAAAGGTATTGAAAAAAGGAGATATTGTCATTTATGAATCTACTGTATACCCTGGTGTTACGGAAGAAGAATGTGTTCCAGTTTTAGAACGTTTATCAGGCTTAAAGTTTAATGAAGATTTCTTTGCAGGATATTCTCCTGAGCGAATTAATCCAGGAGATAAAGAACACACTGTTGAAAAAATATTAAAAGTTACTGCCGGCTCAACACCTGCAATTGGTAAAAAAGTGGATGCGCTATATAATAGTGTAATCACTGCAGGAACACATTTAGCACCAAATATTAAAGTAGCAGAAGCAGCGAAAGTAATTGAAAATTCTCAACGTGATATCAATATTGCTTTTGTTAATGAATTGGCTAAAATTTTCAATATATTAGAAATCGATACGCAAGCCGTTTTAGAAGCGGCTGGAACCAAATGGAATTTTCTTCCTTTTAAACCCGGTTTAGTAGGAGGTCATTGCATAGGAGTTGATCCCTATTATTTGGCTCAAAAAGCATTGGAAGCGGGGTATCATCCTGAAATTATTTTGGCGGGTCGTCGTATGAATGACAGTATGGGAGAATATGTAGCTTCGCAAGTTGTGAAGTTGATGATTAAAAAAGAAATCGTACTTCATGAAGCACAATTGTTGCTTTTGGGAGTCACTTTTAAAGAAAATTGTCCAGACGTTCGTAATACGAAAATTGTTGATATTGTGCATGCTTTAAAAGGATATGGTATTCATATCACTATTTATGATCCTTGGGCAAAACCAGCAGAAGTATTGCATGAATATGGTTTAACTTGTTACAATGAACTTGGATCGGTTCCTAAGTTTGATGCCGTTATTTTAGGAGTTGCGCATAACGAGTTTGCTACTTTGGATTTAAAAGCCTTAACGAAATCGTCTAATGTGATTTATGATGTCAAAGGGTTTCTACATGGCACAGTAGACGGTAGACTTTAG
- a CDS encoding polysaccharide biosynthesis/export family protein: MKIHSLVAIVSCYLVVTVFTSCATKKELIYLNGTTNTADAEFKWSEMYLQPNDIVSVKVTSDVPELAAAYNISPLQQNALQGVQLQLQGYLVANDGTVNIPVLGVQKIGGLTLEQAEKQVQQALIDKGYLKNPVVVCRLLNAKFTVLGEVKVPGTYTFYENNLTLLQALGLAGDLTINGVRKKITIIRTENGKQTYGTIDLTKNDWFNTPFYFVKPNDVIIVDPNTAKVKSAGVIGNPGNLISIISVLLSSIIIIKNI; encoded by the coding sequence GTGAAAATACATTCCCTTGTTGCTATCGTTTCTTGCTATTTAGTAGTAACTGTGTTTACTTCCTGTGCTACCAAAAAAGAATTGATTTATCTTAACGGCACCACTAATACTGCAGATGCCGAATTCAAGTGGTCTGAAATGTACCTTCAGCCTAATGATATAGTGAGTGTAAAAGTTACTTCTGATGTACCAGAACTAGCCGCGGCTTACAATATATCGCCATTGCAACAAAATGCGTTACAAGGTGTTCAATTGCAATTGCAAGGGTATTTAGTTGCCAATGATGGGACTGTAAATATTCCTGTTTTAGGGGTGCAAAAAATAGGTGGATTGACTTTAGAACAAGCAGAAAAGCAAGTACAACAGGCGTTAATAGATAAAGGGTATTTAAAAAATCCAGTTGTGGTTTGTAGGTTGTTAAATGCTAAGTTTACTGTGTTAGGTGAAGTAAAAGTACCCGGGACGTACACATTTTATGAAAACAACCTGACGCTTTTGCAAGCTTTAGGTTTGGCAGGTGATTTAACAATTAATGGTGTTCGAAAAAAAATCACCATTATTCGTACCGAAAACGGAAAGCAAACGTATGGGACTATTGACTTGACAAAAAATGATTGGTTTAATACGCCATTTTATTTTGTAAAACCTAATGATGTGATTATTGTTGATCCAAATACTGCAAAAGTAAAATCTGCGGGTGTAATTGGCAATCCAGGCAATTTAATCTCTATTATTTCGGTCTTGTTATCCAGTATTATTATCATCAAAAACATATAA
- a CDS encoding GumC family protein has translation MQSTEFQENTSASIDIKELVYKYLSFLHWIILGAVLALAVAFFYLRYAPETYQASNVIKILDNNNSGFKMPTDALSFFSKGKVNLENETEVLQSSLLIERVVDELDLQNSYYSKGTIKETEIASKAPFFIQWNDVPEKVNEIEAMLEIEVTPKGYYLDQQKDLKIFGKPYVFKGNNFSIYLKDTSKTKKNPGTYQIVKTTKEHTIQAVKKSLAVSPVGKQSELLRLTVTANHPDKAAAIANTLANVFDADGVKDRQLVHKKTIDFVNERFGFLFKELDSIESNKANYKQGQQIADFQADAGALLATKSGTDVELNQAKTQAVLSGILIETLSKTKLNELLPANIGLEQVEVAALINQYNDLVLQQQKMLQSVGENHPNLVELRATQNELKNNLKASLATYKKVLQSKINSIGQISSGQSQQYAALPYQEKAIRSIERQQEIKEALYIILLQKREEAAVNLAIINPSIKMVDLAKASSMPISPKKAIIYLAALLLGLGIPIGILYVYFLLDTKIHSKKDVQAIVTEIPVLAEIPHIPGQDKLVKYLDRSVLSEAFRMLRTNLSFLIQDEHKPQVLFTTSTIKGEGKTFVSMNLAITLSTLNKKVILVGADLRNPQLHKMLKSTRHKKGVTNYLHDTTTALNDIIETGQEYNLKFDLIFSGTIPPNPAELLSNGRFEVLLEELKKEYDFVIVDTAPTLLVTDTTLIANLADLIVFVIRANHTDKKLLHFINELKALKKINNAGIVLNNVGEQKGYGYSYSYKYNYGYGYGYEADEVGSGRKRNWFAKELKRLKLLFKR, from the coding sequence ATGCAATCAACTGAATTTCAAGAAAACACATCAGCTTCCATCGATATTAAGGAATTGGTTTACAAATACCTGTCTTTCTTGCATTGGATTATTTTGGGAGCAGTTTTGGCACTTGCAGTAGCTTTTTTTTACTTACGTTATGCGCCAGAAACCTACCAAGCCTCTAATGTAATAAAAATATTAGACAACAATAATTCGGGCTTCAAAATGCCTACTGATGCTTTGTCTTTTTTTTCGAAAGGAAAAGTTAATTTAGAAAATGAAACGGAAGTATTGCAATCTTCCTTATTAATTGAACGGGTAGTAGATGAATTAGATCTTCAAAATTCATACTATTCGAAAGGAACAATTAAAGAAACAGAAATTGCCTCTAAAGCGCCGTTTTTTATTCAATGGAATGATGTGCCTGAGAAAGTAAATGAAATTGAAGCAATGCTCGAAATTGAAGTGACACCAAAGGGGTATTATTTGGATCAACAAAAAGATTTAAAAATATTTGGTAAGCCTTATGTTTTTAAGGGAAATAACTTTAGCATTTATTTAAAAGATACAAGCAAAACCAAAAAAAATCCAGGTACCTACCAAATTGTAAAGACCACAAAAGAACATACTATACAAGCTGTAAAAAAATCATTAGCCGTATCACCTGTTGGGAAGCAAAGTGAGCTATTGCGTTTAACAGTAACGGCAAATCATCCTGATAAAGCAGCAGCTATTGCCAACACGTTAGCCAATGTTTTTGATGCTGATGGTGTAAAGGATCGTCAGCTGGTGCATAAAAAAACCATTGATTTTGTTAACGAACGTTTTGGTTTTTTATTCAAAGAATTAGATTCGATAGAAAGCAATAAAGCCAACTATAAACAAGGGCAACAAATAGCCGATTTTCAGGCGGATGCCGGTGCTTTATTGGCTACCAAATCGGGTACGGATGTAGAGCTTAACCAAGCTAAAACTCAAGCGGTTTTGAGTGGAATTTTGATTGAAACCTTGAGTAAAACCAAATTAAATGAATTGCTACCTGCTAACATTGGCTTGGAACAAGTTGAAGTAGCAGCGCTTATTAATCAATACAATGACTTGGTATTGCAACAGCAAAAAATGTTGCAATCTGTTGGGGAAAATCATCCTAATTTAGTAGAACTACGTGCCACGCAAAACGAACTTAAAAATAATTTAAAAGCGTCTTTAGCGACCTATAAAAAAGTGTTGCAGTCCAAAATCAATTCCATTGGACAAATTAGTAGCGGACAGTCGCAGCAATATGCCGCTTTACCTTATCAAGAAAAAGCCATCCGTTCTATTGAGCGTCAGCAAGAAATTAAGGAAGCTCTTTATATTATTTTATTACAAAAACGTGAAGAAGCAGCCGTAAACTTGGCTATTATCAATCCTTCTATTAAAATGGTGGATTTGGCGAAAGCCTCTTCAATGCCTATTAGTCCTAAAAAGGCAATTATTTATTTAGCCGCATTATTGCTTGGTTTAGGTATTCCAATTGGTATTTTATACGTGTATTTTTTATTGGATACAAAAATACATTCTAAAAAAGACGTTCAAGCGATAGTAACCGAAATTCCGGTATTGGCCGAAATTCCGCATATTCCTGGTCAAGATAAGTTGGTTAAATATCTAGATCGTTCTGTGCTTTCTGAAGCTTTCAGAATGTTGCGAACGAATTTGAGCTTTTTGATTCAAGACGAACACAAACCACAGGTTCTTTTTACCACTTCTACTATAAAAGGAGAAGGGAAAACGTTTGTTTCGATGAACTTGGCGATTACTTTATCTACGTTAAATAAAAAAGTAATTTTAGTGGGTGCCGATTTGCGTAATCCTCAATTGCATAAAATGCTAAAAAGCACGCGCCATAAAAAAGGGGTAACCAATTATTTACATGATACTACTACTGCTTTAAATGATATCATTGAAACCGGGCAGGAATACAATTTAAAGTTTGATTTGATTTTTTCGGGAACCATTCCGCCCAATCCGGCCGAATTATTGTCTAATGGACGATTTGAAGTGTTGCTTGAAGAATTAAAAAAAGAATATGATTTTGTTATAGTCGATACCGCTCCGACTTTATTGGTTACCGATACTACTTTAATTGCCAATTTAGCAGATTTAATTGTTTTTGTTATCAGAGCCAATCATACCGATAAAAAATTATTGCATTTCATCAACGAACTAAAAGCCTTGAAAAAAATCAATAATGCAGGAATCGTTTTAAATAATGTGGGTGAGCAAAAAGGGTATGGTTATTCGTATAGTTATAAGTATAATTATGGCTACGGCTATGGCTACGAGGCAGATGAAGTAGGAAGTGGACGTAAGAGAAATTGGTTCGCAAAAGAATTAAAACGATTGAAGCTTTTATTCAAAAGGTAA
- a CDS encoding ArsR family transcriptional regulator: MLESLITSKTRIRLLVKFFVNAANAGYLRGLAQEMQENTNAIRKELNHLSEAGYILRDAAETKVMYRANTEHPLFSTLQQLVRKHIGIDKIVAQVVERMGSVSKIYIIGDYAKGIDSGAIEIVVEGSQVDASYIHQLAPKIKNEIQKEVHFTITSHFEGHGLLIFENT, from the coding sequence ATGCTCGAAAGCTTAATTACATCAAAAACCCGAATTCGCTTATTGGTCAAATTTTTTGTCAATGCAGCCAATGCGGGCTATTTGCGTGGATTGGCTCAAGAAATGCAAGAAAACACAAATGCTATTCGCAAAGAACTGAATCATCTTAGCGAAGCGGGCTATATTTTGCGCGATGCAGCTGAAACAAAAGTCATGTATAGAGCAAATACAGAACATCCTTTGTTTTCTACCTTACAACAATTGGTTCGCAAACACATAGGAATTGACAAGATTGTCGCGCAAGTAGTGGAACGAATGGGTTCGGTTTCTAAAATATACATTATAGGGGATTATGCGAAAGGTATTGATTCAGGCGCTATAGAAATAGTGGTGGAAGGATCACAAGTAGACGCATCTTATATTCATCAATTAGCACCCAAGATTAAAAACGAAATTCAGAAAGAAGTCCATTTTACCATTACCTCACATTTTGAGGGACATGGTTTATTGATTTTTGAAAACACATAA
- a CDS encoding tyrosine-protein phosphatase has translation MFWISKKTVGLSEAWKNGFVDIHNHLLPGIDDGSKSVAQTEAMIQGMQELGITEAIATPHIYPGLWNNNSETISAAFKTVPHAFITKSSSEYLADAYLLERAEKQQLIPLKDDFLLIEFAMMSEPVDAIMDVLFELKLKGYRLVLAHPERYSYWEKNLNIFEQLKSFDLDFQLNALSVVGYYGPTCKKMAEYLLENDYYDFLGTDFHTLEQIAFAKNHLFAEKYLKKIMPLVEANQFFSTK, from the coding sequence ATGTTTTGGATTTCAAAAAAAACAGTAGGGTTAAGTGAAGCATGGAAAAATGGGTTTGTAGACATACACAATCATTTGCTGCCAGGAATTGACGACGGCTCCAAATCAGTAGCACAAACTGAAGCAATGATTCAAGGCATGCAAGAATTAGGAATTACAGAAGCGATAGCTACACCACACATCTATCCTGGACTTTGGAACAATAATTCAGAAACCATAAGCGCTGCCTTCAAAACGGTACCACACGCCTTTATCACCAAAAGTAGTAGCGAGTATCTTGCAGATGCCTACTTACTAGAAAGAGCAGAAAAACAACAATTGATTCCCTTAAAAGATGACTTTTTGCTTATCGAATTTGCCATGATGAGCGAACCAGTAGATGCTATTATGGACGTGCTATTTGAATTGAAACTTAAAGGATATCGCTTAGTACTAGCGCACCCTGAACGTTATAGTTATTGGGAAAAGAACTTAAATATATTTGAACAATTAAAATCATTTGATTTAGATTTTCAATTAAATGCCTTATCTGTGGTAGGCTATTATGGCCCTACCTGTAAAAAAATGGCGGAATATTTATTGGAAAATGATTACTATGATTTTTTAGGCACTGATTTCCACACACTAGAACAGATCGCATTTGCCAAAAACCATTTGTTTGCTGAAAAATACCTAAAAAAAATCATGCCCCTAGTTGAAGCAAACCAATTTTTTAGTACTAAATAA
- a CDS encoding nucleoside-diphosphate sugar epimerase/dehydratase: protein MKKMSLIFKILAKIRILPSWLILFIDIILLITSSTISYLLFRELGIKFYKDFPLEIRLTIALIVYIFFFLVFKTYTGIIRYSTLNDIGRLFKAVFSAFSTLLIIDTAYYLYKGTHIFVIFTLFYSTFVIFFTLMGFRILVKIAFQNLNQGNKVSFKESIAIVGVNPHNISLVETLTSSQSNFNLVCFIDTNKALNGKKVAGISVLAYNKKPIVAYLRWKGIKNIVLTKGYLPEDVEQKLIEDCIDNEIIVYKPELLENNNTKNKETLKTYNLEELLFRETIEIKNARVIEQFRHKTILVTGGAGSIGSELAKQLGSFEPKELIILDQAETPLYEIEMYFKKNIPSCNCHFELVDVTNLEEFETVFKKYRPEIIFHAAAYKHVPLLEKNFKQAIKVNIFGTKICLDLAMKYGVNKFVYVSTDKAVNPTNIMGASKRFAEMLGQTAYNCKKNVHKMQIMSTRFGNVLGSNGSVVNLFQEQILAGGPITVTHPDVNRFFMTIPEACKLVIEAAAMGSGGQTYLFDMGRSIKIVDLAEKMIRLAGKIPNKDIKIVFTGLRPGEKLFEEVLTASAETLPTYHPKIVIAKEENPCVDTMDEVMVYLQRLNHLNRKEVNEQLQLIVPGFVPYE from the coding sequence ATGAAGAAAATGTCCCTTATCTTTAAAATTCTAGCCAAAATAAGAATCTTACCTTCTTGGCTAATTTTGTTTATTGATATCATCTTATTAATAACATCTAGTACTATCAGCTACTTATTATTTAGAGAGCTTGGGATTAAATTCTACAAAGATTTTCCATTAGAAATTCGTTTAACAATAGCTTTAATCGTTTACATTTTCTTTTTCCTAGTCTTTAAAACTTACACTGGAATCATTCGGTATTCTACACTAAATGACATTGGCAGACTCTTTAAAGCTGTTTTTTCTGCTTTTTCAACATTACTTATCATTGATACTGCCTATTATTTATACAAGGGAACACATATTTTTGTAATTTTTACATTGTTTTACAGCACCTTTGTTATCTTTTTCACATTAATGGGATTTAGAATTCTGGTAAAAATTGCATTTCAAAACTTGAACCAAGGCAATAAAGTTTCATTCAAAGAAAGCATTGCTATTGTAGGCGTTAATCCTCATAATATTAGTTTAGTAGAAACACTCACCTCATCACAAAGCAATTTTAATTTAGTCTGTTTTATTGATACAAACAAGGCATTAAATGGCAAAAAAGTAGCTGGAATTAGTGTATTAGCCTACAATAAAAAACCAATAGTTGCCTATCTTAGATGGAAAGGAATTAAAAACATTGTTTTAACAAAAGGCTATTTACCAGAAGATGTAGAGCAAAAATTGATTGAAGACTGTATAGACAATGAAATCATTGTTTACAAACCCGAATTACTAGAAAATAACAATACCAAAAACAAAGAGACCTTAAAAACATATAACTTAGAAGAGCTATTGTTTAGAGAAACCATTGAAATCAAAAATGCTAGGGTAATTGAACAATTTAGACATAAAACCATTTTAGTAACAGGTGGAGCAGGTTCTATTGGTTCAGAATTAGCTAAACAACTAGGCAGCTTTGAACCAAAAGAACTAATCATTCTTGATCAAGCTGAAACGCCTTTGTATGAAATTGAAATGTACTTTAAAAAGAACATTCCGTCGTGCAACTGCCATTTTGAACTGGTTGATGTTACTAATTTAGAAGAATTTGAAACGGTTTTTAAAAAATACCGCCCGGAAATCATTTTTCATGCCGCTGCTTATAAACATGTTCCTTTATTAGAGAAAAACTTCAAACAAGCAATTAAAGTCAACATCTTTGGAACAAAAATTTGTTTGGATTTAGCAATGAAATATGGCGTAAATAAATTTGTTTATGTATCTACGGATAAAGCCGTAAATCCAACCAACATAATGGGTGCAAGTAAGCGATTTGCAGAAATGCTAGGACAAACCGCCTACAACTGCAAAAAGAACGTACACAAAATGCAAATCATGTCTACACGTTTTGGAAACGTATTAGGGTCAAATGGTTCAGTTGTAAATTTATTCCAAGAACAAATTCTAGCAGGTGGTCCAATTACTGTAACCCATCCTGATGTGAATCGTTTTTTTATGACCATTCCTGAAGCATGTAAATTAGTAATTGAAGCCGCAGCAATGGGATCAGGTGGTCAAACGTATTTATTTGACATGGGTAGATCCATCAAAATTGTAGATTTGGCCGAAAAAATGATTCGATTGGCAGGTAAAATCCCCAACAAAGACATTAAAATTGTTTTTACAGGATTGCGCCCAGGTGAGAAATTGTTTGAAGAAGTATTAACAGCTTCAGCAGAAACACTTCCAACCTATCATCCAAAAATAGTGATTGCTAAGGAGGAAAATCCTTGCGTCGATACGATGGATGAAGTAATGGTTTATTTACAACGGTTAAATCATTTGAACAGAAAAGAAGTAAATGAACAATTACAACTTATTGTACCTGGATTTGTTCCGTATGAATAA
- a CDS encoding UpxY family transcription antiterminator — protein sequence MNWYALYTKPRNEQKVAQKLQALGIIAYCPLVLSIKQWSDRKKKVLVPLLPSYVFVQIEEHNRKDVFQVGGVVQYVFWLGKPAIIKPNEIEALKQQLDSSVPVVHFEMTTWRSNETIQITEGVFKGQDAIVDKITTNKVRLLLKSLNMYITIER from the coding sequence ATGAATTGGTATGCCCTTTATACAAAACCACGTAACGAGCAAAAAGTGGCTCAAAAATTACAAGCATTAGGAATAATAGCTTATTGTCCATTGGTGCTCAGTATTAAGCAATGGTCGGATCGAAAAAAGAAAGTTTTAGTTCCTTTGCTTCCTTCATATGTATTTGTTCAAATTGAGGAACACAATCGAAAAGATGTTTTTCAGGTAGGTGGGGTTGTGCAGTATGTTTTTTGGTTAGGAAAACCGGCGATTATAAAACCGAATGAAATTGAAGCGCTAAAACAACAACTCGATTCCTCTGTTCCAGTTGTGCATTTTGAAATGACGACTTGGCGTTCGAATGAAACGATTCAAATTACCGAAGGAGTCTTTAAAGGACAGGATGCAATTGTAGATAAAATAACAACCAATAAAGTACGTTTGCTACTTAAGTCCTTAAACATGTATATTACTATTGAAAGATAA